Below is a window of Leishmania panamensis strain MHOM/PA/94/PSC-1 chromosome 30 sequence DNA.
aaaacacacacgcatggtTTCATATTGAAGCAAACAAACTCTCACTTTCCCAACCTCGATTCCCTCGCTCAACGAAGCTTATCTAGGCGATTTTGCCTTTGCGAATGGTGCTACTGCTGCCTTGTGATTCTGCGCATGAACAGGTACTGGACGCCTATCAAGTACTTGCCCGCCACCGcgctgttggtggtggtggaatCTGAGGTGGTCAAGTGTGTAGCGACAGACTCGGCAGCCTCCTCGTGGCACTGCCGGTTGTGACTGCCTTGGCGTCCATTTGGTTGCAGGTGGGAGGGTCAATCAAAGGAAGTCACCTCGAGCCACGCCTGGCCCATGCTGTGGCACGTCATTCCGGTGCCTCCTACGTGTCTTAACCTCTTCTACTGCTACGCGACCGCTTTTGCGTAGAAGGGGGCTAACGGCGTGCACCTTGTCAGCCGTGCATCCTGTCAGCCGTGCTGGCGTTTACGGACTTTGTGCTGCGCATGGTTGCATCCAGAATTCACCTTCCGTAAGGCACTGCTGTTCTAGAGACGTATGGAGAAAGCGATCTGCTAACGCACGCATTTTAACGAAAACAGCAACGGCAGAAAAGTCGCCATGTGGACACTTGCacccacgtgtgtgtgtgtgtgtacacgcATACGCGACAGTGAGTGAGTACGGCAAGGACGCTGTTGAAGTTCGCGGCGAACCGCCTGGTCTCCCGATTGTTGTTGCGGGTCGCGAGCGTGTTTGAATCAAAACAAGTAGATACACCGAAAACAACAAAGAAGTGGAAGTTGTCTACAATTATTACGTGCAGCACCATGGGGTGTGTGAGGGGCTCACTTGCTATCGTACTTCTTTTCGGATTTCGACGTTCTTTGGTAATAGTGGGCCACCCCAGTGTGTTATACCCAGGGTTCAGTACCCCCACTCAttctggggggggggagcaggcAGCCTGCAGACTGTCCTCGAGTATGCGATTGCACGAACTATTGATGTCGGTGGACACATCTGGGCTGGCGTTGCGCTGAAGACACGCTCGGTTATGACCACGTTTGGAGCCGCATGCTGCAAATCACGTCGACGATTCAGCGAATACTTGAGACCCCcacttttttttgtctttgcTGCGTTGCGGTGATGCTGAGCGTGGCTCTGGACACATCCTGCGCTCTATGGAGTGACATTGCAGTGGGCTGAGCGACGCCAATCAGTGCTGACTGACCCGCCTCCTTGACAATCGCCGTAGCGCAACAGAGATAAGTGTGCGGCGGCTGTATGCCTATCTTTGCTGATTTGTTCGTGACGGAAAGGACGCGTTGAAACGAAAAATTccacgtttttttttcctttcctcgtTGCGTATATCGGTGAATACCGTGGATGGTGGGTGCGTATGAGTTGTTGGAAACGGTTAAAGTTGAGCGCATCACAGTGGATGGACAatgcgcctctttttcaAATTCACTTTCTCACTCGCGTTGTCTGCATTCCTTCGCTTCGccatttttctcttctttctgcACGAGTGATGCAATGACTCCTCACGTTTCccgcctgcagctgtgcaccCAGTACTTGCtcagcttctcttttttttttgttaaAGCCCTTTACGCTTCTGCACAGTGTGTGTCGGGCGATTGCGCTCATTCTTTACTACTCCTTTGACCCTCCGACATTTGCAGCATCTTCCTCCCTcatctctttttcccttttttttcacttGCTCTGCATACCTGTAGTTTCTGATGTGTGCCCGGTACACGTACACTCCCCAGACACATTTCACATTTGCCCACATACActgtttcccccctcccatacgagcacacacacacacacacacacgcatacatacacacgtgTGTAGGTGGCCATTGTAAACCTACCCTTCTACTCTGCGCCTCCTTCCTTGTTTTTGAAGAGCATGCACATGTAGAGTACTCGCGGAAAATCTCCGTCACTCCCAGCCTCGTTGTTGCTCATTTTTATCTGCACATCAAACAGCAGAAACACACGCtcgagaagaaaaacaggtCGAATATGCGCCAGACTTCGGACGAAGATAGCAACGCATCGGACTACGACGAGGGCACCGAAAcgacggaggaagaggcgtcTGAAAGTGGGTCGCAGTCGTCCCGTCGATCTGGGGACGGGCTCTCCATCCCGCTCCCTGGCAGCCCGCAGACGTCTCCTGCCGCGGTCATCTCCACAGTCGGCTGTATAGACAGCGCTCCGTCACCGAGCAATATCAGCGCCTACTCCCCCATCCAAAGCCGTAACGCCGACCGCGGCCGCCCATCGCAGGGTTTGGCTGCCTTAATAATGGATAGCGCCACTCCGTCCGCTGTGCTTGGTGGCCAGCTCATGACAAACAACCCCAATGATGAGCGGATTGAGGTGCGCAACGCCGAGAACGTGGGGACTCCACGCGCGGCGCTTCGGCCGTCGTatgcggaggaggtgaccGAGGGTCGTAGCGGCGGCATGGGGAAGCCAATCGAGAATGCACCGCACGATGAGGCCATTCCAGTGTCGCCATCGGGTAGTCAGGTAGCGACGCCGATGACAATGAGGACGGGACAGATGATACCTCCggatgacgatgatgacgatagggaagaggagggcgaggaggacgaggaggacacTGAGCTCGATGAGGGACGCGAGTATCGCGCGGAGGGCTACGCCGGTCAGAAGCCCATCGATCTTACAGAAGCGGCGCCCTTGATGCAGGCCGGCGATCTACAGCTCGGGTACAACCCTGCCAAGTACAGTCGTAtcaacgccaccgccaaccGTGAGATGCAGGACCTTTTCAAGCAGATCATGAAGTATGAGCCCTTTACAGCGGAGTTGCCAGCCAAGCTACGGCCGTTTGTGCCGGACTACATCCCTGCGATCGGTGATCTCGACCCCTTTCTCAAGGTTCCGCGGCCGGACGGAATTCCAGATGGCCTGGGCCTTGAGATGGTCGATGAACCAGCAATTCCGCAGTCGAATCCAGCAGTGGTGTTGCTGGAGTTGAACGCCACTAACGCTCACGGTGTTGCGGCAGACATTGTGGATTCACTTGAGAACGCGGCGAATCGGCCGGAGGTGATCGATCGGTGGATTTCCGACATCAAAAAGGTGCATTACAAGAAGGCACTACCGACAGTGAACTACCAACGACCCATGCCCGACATCGAGACGCTCATGCAGGTATGGCCGCAGCAGTTTGAAGAGGTTCTGAACTCTGACGTGGCTTTCCCTCCGTCGAACATCAACCTCGACCTCGATCAGTATGTGCGGACGCTGTGCGCCATCTTGGACATTCCCACTTATAGCTCCCTGATTGACTCGCTGCACGTCATGTTCACCCTCTATGAGGAGTTCCGATCCAATCAACACTTCCAGCACGTTTGACGAGGATCCCTAGTATGGGTCCGAGTGAAGAGAAGTGTTTGACTGTTTTTGTGTCCGCGCCTTCTTCCTTTGACTAGAGATGCTGGAGGtggcagcgaagagggagggagggagggagggggggggggagggcagccAAGATGAACTTGAGTGTGCTCTCCGTCCACTGAGCTGAATGCGCAGGCACATATGACTTGAGCATGTACGACgatacccccccctcctcctccctacACCAGAAAAAAGAGATTCCGTGACTTTGGCTTAGGTAGAGTGGCACAAGTGGGCCCTGGTGATTTGTGctcgtctctttctctctctggcgcATTTGCGCCTGAGGAACTTTTACATCATTGGGTGAAGGTCGTGGTGTGCATGCCGTGTTTGtcatctctcctctccccctctttttctcttcccctttttcgCCGCGAGCAAACGTCTGTCTGCGTACTTAGCGCAGGCACACGGGTACACGTCCACtcgggcacacacacacagagagagagagcgagagagagagacgcagcgTTGcatgcatctctctctctctgtgtgtatgtatgtatgaGGTGCTGATGGCAGTCATCCTTCaatgttctctctcttctcgtctccttgctcttcttctctgtgacGAGCATGTACTGGGGAGACACTGCCGTCCACTTctatgtatgtatgtgtgcgtatgaggggggtggggtggggcagggggaaggggtggatGCGGGTTACTTGGTAAGCCTGTGCACCTCTCAACCCCCCTCATGTGAACTCACTGGATAGCGTgttgcgtgtatgtgtgtgtagtgCACCTGAGAAGGTATGCCATAGCCGAAAGTACAAGCgtagcggaggaggggaggacaCGAGTAGGCATCCCTGCGTCTGTAGTGTCTGCGACTGTATGATGGTGCATTTTTTGCCGTAATGTTGGTTCACGTGTCCGTGCtatctctttttctcccgcACCAACTGATGCCTCCTTTTTGCGTGCCGACTCGAACAACTACTGGCGTCTGCGCACACTCACATTATTCAACTTTGCCTTCTCTCGTTTCACACCCTAACTCCCTCACGTTTCCTTTTGTTTTTATTTGTTCTTCACCCTTTTCGTGCGTTCTCTGGTGTTTGGGGTGCGGTGGTGAAACGCAACTCTGCCGTCTGCAGTACTATCATTGCTACGCTGACCTTATTGTCCACCCGTCgacagagaacgagagaaaagaacgCGTGAAGTTTTGAGCATAGGCACTGGTGTGTACGCTGCGATAGTGTTCATCacaggacacacacacacacatacacacacacatacccacgcacacacccacgcacccatacacgcacacatacatgcaaACGCGTAGGCACTACTGATACACGCTGATACACTCAACAGCGGTGCTTTGTTCTctcgtggcgcagctgttCATCGAGGCACACTCACAAGCATCTTCGCAGAGGCAGCTTACCCAAGGACAAGGTACAGTACTTGTTAATTTTGGCGCACCGCATCCGActtgtcccccccccccccacgtgCCTCAGCGCCTTTGTAGGGCCAACCTTATCACACTGTGTTGTCTGCATCTACTCACTTCGGCGTTCGCTGAGCTTCAGAGTCAACTCATCTCTCATCAGTTCATCTTATCTTCGTGCATACTGTAAAGGCACATTTATACGGCTGCAAAATGTCACAGATGATGCAGCATCACTTCTTCACAGGCCcaggcgaagcagcagcaacagcaatgCCCCCAAGTGACCGCGGCGATGTGTCGCCGGTGTGGTCGATCTATGACGACTACTGGTGTGACGTCTCCCAGGATGCCGAGGTGGAAGATGGAGAGGTGGGCAGCTATGTAGGTACAACGCCGCGCCGGCTACCCTTCATCTCGGACCCGGTGCCTTTCATGACGTTGAAAGGTTCACAATTGAAGAAAGAAGCACCGATTCGTCGGGGTGCTCAGGGGGCCGTGTACTCGGCGTTCGACGCAGCCACCATCACACCTGCGGAGGACGCGAACGCAAAGAACCTTCTTTCCCACGAGGTCTGCAGGGAGCATGAGTGCGCCGAACAGGTTGCAGGTGACGGTCAACGGCCCGCGCGGTGCGGTCGGCATGTTGCCGTAAAGCGCATTTTTATTCAGGCAAGCGACTTCGGTGCACACGACATCTCCGCGACGGTACTGCGTGAGGTAACGCTGCATCGCTTTGTAAGCGACAAGCAAGCTGCGTGTCTTGCGGCAGCGAGTGCGTCTTACTCCACTACTTcagcctccagcgccgcgccgcgtgCAGAGGACGATCAAGGTCGGGCCCTCTGTGATCTCATTGACGACTCCGCGCGAGTCGTCTACCTCTACCGTGTTGTGGAAGCCCCGCACAGGGAGATGTGCCTTGTGATGGAACTCGCGGCGACCAACCTGGAGCAGGCCATTTTTCCGCACGGAGCCCGTGGCGCCTCAAAGCGTGGCATGGTTGGCTACAGGCAGAAGCCCGGTGCGACCTCCCTGTtcggcacctctgcctctactggtgtcggcggtggtcTGAGCCTGTCCTCCGTCTCGCCGTCTACAAAGCCTAacactgctgcggcgacagaATACCCGCAGGGATCATCGCCCTCTTTGCCACACTCTCGAATGCCGCTCGTGCGCTACTTGCTGCGGCGCCTGCTACGTCTCGTGTGTTTCCTACACGAGACGTGCGGTGTGGTGCATCGAGACTTGAAGCTGAGCAATGTACTGGTGACGAAGGACGCTGGGCTTCGACTCGGTGACTTTGGGTCTGCGCGTTTCATTCCTCCTTTGCGCTCGGATGCGAAGATCCAGACTCAGAactctccctctttcaccgagtctcacgcagcagctgcgagccAGCGTGAGCAACTCCCCTGCACACCGCCATCGATGCGCACGACACTTCACTATCGACCCCCCGAAGTGCTCCTCGGAGACCCGGCGTGCCGCACCGCGGCAGATGTGTGGGCGTTAGGTGTGATCTttgctcagctgctgctgcagaaggcCTTGTTCCACTCGGAGAGCGAGTTAGACCTGCTAGGGGCAATTCAGAAGCTTCTGGGAGTGCCGGCGCActgtgcgccgccgtcgtggctCGCTGCTCCTTCGGTGCCCGTCCCGCCAGTGGGCGGGGAATTCGCTGCGCAAGTCTCAGTTCCTCAGGCAAGTTTCCCGTACAAGTTCCACGCCGGTGTCGTACCTGCTGACGGGCTGGACCTGCTGTCTCGGATGCTGCACCAGCAACCCGAGTCCCGCATCTCCGCCCGCGACGCACTACAGCATCCTTTCCTGAACTTTGAAGGTCGTTCTGCGGCGGCTacacacgacgacgacgagcaaGGGCGAGCATTGTGGCAGGAGAGGGTGACGACAGTGCTGCGTGAGCAGACGGCGGGGCCCATACACGGCATGGGAGGTGAGCGGTGGCCCATGTTTATGAGGCTCGCTGATAActcggacgaggaggatgaggaggacgatgTCATCCCACTCCGCGTTAGCTTAGGCGGGTGTACGTCATACTAAGCCCACACCCCATTTTGTTTCcattttgttttcgtttttcttaCAACGCTCTAGTCGAGTTCAAAAAAacaggcagaggcgcagagtgACACGGTTACGTTACCtcctaccccctccccgtaCGCCGCACCCTGCGCATAAACCGACGCACAAAcctacacacagagaaaaggcgtgagcacgccttttctctcccccttccccactctGCGAGTGAGTAGCTGGTACGCGGAGTGCGCATCTTCTCATCTCATGCGACCGTGTCACCATCTTGCTCTGGCTTGAGGCCAAGCGACTGAGCTCATCAAGTGGAACAGATGGGTTGCTCGTCTGTCTTGAGGCTGGTGATacgatggggggggggcgtggtTCTGAGGTTTGTGTGCCTTTGCTGGTCTCTCTGCCCCTTTGGTCTGGTTATCAGGTGCAGCTTTTGCGCAGACGGACAGATCTCATCCAGCTATGCATGAAATAACGCTTCTTGCtacccctctttcctctctgtaGCTCTTTGCGTCTTCCTACTTTGTTTCCCCCTTGTTGACGTCTTCACGAACTCGCGCACTTTTGGGCTTTGCGTGCAGATCGTACACGACACCATCGTTGCTATTCCACAAAAGAGACTGTACCCAAGAGAAAGTACGCTCCtcgtcttttctttcccccaTACTTTCCCATTTTcccgccttcccccccccccctgtggCACCGCAACCATCGAGCTTCCTTCAGTaccacacaggcacatacGCCGAAAAGAAAGTTATCCGAGAAAAAGTTCATATTTCTTCGCTTCTGCATTGCCGCCTCCGTCGTGGTAGAGCACAATACACCGGTAATTACAGGCTTCCTGCAGACGCAAACACTGTGTTGAGTGAACTCCACGATCGCAGGCGTTGAGGTGGCGAAAACAGTGCTAAAAGAAAggcaccccaccaccccaccccaccccccgaagaaaaaaaattgACCTGTGCGCGCATTTACACGAGGCTCTCTCTGTAGTTCTAtttgtctgtgcgtgtgcgtgtgcgtgtcgcaCTCGCTTTTTTGACCGCCGCGTAGGCGTCAGTGCTCCtcgcctttctcctttctctctccccctttctttggCCTTTAGGTAGAGCGGAAGGTAACGCTGAAAGGTAAAACAGACTGCTACACAAGCAGCTAAAGAAGGCAAGAAGGGACGCGCcccaaagaaaaggaaagcctaatcacccacccacccacttATGCAAAGAGGTAGAGCAAGACGCAATCATACCGATACCTACAAAGCTtacgcacccacacagatTTCGAGAAGCCACAGGCAATTCTCTGAGGTTGCAAGGCAAAGCACCAATACGCCTCTCCTGCTCATCCCccgaaaaaaagggaaatAAAACGTGTTCACGTACGCACTGATAAATTGGTTTTGGTGGTGAGGGACTACAGCGCCATACAGGACCCCTCAAATTCATGTTGATTGCGCACTCTTACTTGTACATGTTCCTTTGATTGCACTCTTTGCTGCCGGCAGAGCTTAAAACCTTTTCTTTGTCATTTTAAGAGCCTTCGTGGTCGAGGTCGCTCAAGTAGATCATTTCCATCTCTCGCTCCTACTACCCCGCTAACCAAACACTTTTACTGTCCCTAATCACTAACTCTGTCTTCTTTACCCGAGGAATTCCCAGGTAGGCGGGAGCGTCCATACATACACTCACGACCAAACTTGCAAACAGGTAAAGAGAAGCAATACTGTTtcgtttcctcttctttcagcatttttgctgctgttgttccGCCTTTGGGAgcattcttttttttttctcttcatgTTTAGTACGCAGCTCAGCTaatttctcctctcctcgtctcttctctcttgctcttgtGTTTGTCGTTGTATTGCTTAGCACCATATATGCTGCGCTTGATTAGGGTCTTCTCTGGGTGTGCTATTCTGTGCTTCGATGGTCTTATGACTTAGGTggttctccctccctctctctctccctctccctctccctctccctccctccctccctccctccctccctccctcccttcctttcttcttgcttcgatcgccttctctttgttgtcttgcgccccccccctcccctcccccacccatAGTGGAGGTTCTACACGTGAGCACTTTTTCATATTTTTCATTTGCTTCTGCGTTGGGTTCATCGCttgtcctccctctccccacagCGTTATCTGCCGCATCCTCTTTTGGTTCACTTACTCTCTTTTTGAATGCCTTACGGTGGTGTATCGCCATCCTCACGGCGACTAAAACGTGTGTGCAGCGGTACCTGATCGTTTCTACCTCTCTTCCATCGTAATTCCCTCactctttgcctcctccgccttgtaCCTCGAAGGCAGCCCCCAGAGCAGACGTAAGCAGTACGTGCAATCGCAGACACGGTCTACCAGTACTGCCTACacgagagagcagaaaagtGGAGAAGGACAGCGGGTGAAGGGCACCGAATAGCCGCACTTCACTTGCCACAGCACGACGAATTCTtcacccccctttttttaTTCTCTCCCCACATCAAattgtctctcttttctcttttttgttttccctcttttcgttcGCCCCTGCTTTCAGTTGAGTATCCTCACATTGGAACGCTCGCTCCGGTGAAGTAACTGCATTTCTggtccccctccctgctcACGCGTTCTTCAGCCCTGAAAGGGTGAGCCCCTCCTGGCATGCCTGCTGTGAAAGGGGGGACAGCACGAAACCAGTAGAAAAAGATTGACGTCATCAGCGACTgtagcagcggtggcacccGTGCGTTCGGAAACGCAACGCACGGCCTACTTCGCAGCAGTTTTTAGCCACAAAGGGAGGAGTCAAGTAGTTCAAAAATCGGGCACACGCCAACCACTGCCGTCGAACCTGTACTGACGCCCTTCACGACCGGAGCGCTGCTCCCTCTTTACTGCAGCTGTTTccttcgtgcgtgtgtgtgtgtgtatgtgtggctgtgcatcttttcttctctttttttctctctctgctcagTTAAATGGCGTCCTCAGCATAGACTACGCACCCGCTCGTAATCCATCTGTTCTTTATAGTCCTCTTTTTAAGGttttctttgccccccccccttcagcAGAAccgttttttcttctttcttcccGCCTTTTCTCGCTTGTTTGGTATTAAAATTTGCTCTGACAATCCCTTTGCTGTTGGCTTGTCGCTTCCAGTGAGTCCTCACACTAACGCTTTTCTATTATTTATTGTTGTGGTTGGGGGATTTGTTGTCGTTATCGTActctctttgccttcctGTTTCTCACACGTGCCGCTTTCTTCattgcgcgtgtgcgctggcacctttttttctcttctgttcgCCGCTGGGCTTCTCAGTTGATAGTTGCTGCCTTGTGCTTTACTTtctgcacccccccctccccccctctttgcctTCCTGACAAAACACAACCACAacagcacaacaacaaagcgacgaacgagaagagaaagagcgctCCGCGTTGTCTCacgcgcccccctctctctctttgttaTTGGTGTGCCCTTAAAGGGAAGCCCTCCCTGTAGCTGACGTCTTTGTATTGTGCCCGTGCCGCACGTACTGCAGTCGCTTCTCCCCTCACCTGCACTAGCGCCGTTTGACAgtcaccccccctctgcaCATCAACACGGACGCAGCAAGCGTACCTACCTCTTACTGAGAAAACGGTCACGAGGACTTGCGCACTCAAGGCTCCAACAGCGCTCATGCCTTCTTCATGGAAGTCAATGGATGCGGAGGCCCCCGGAGTGGCCTCTGGGCTAAGGGGTGATGCAGAGCCGTCGCAGCGAAGTGCTCGCAGCGACACCCTCTACGCCGTGCTCAATGTCTCTCATACCGccacggtggaggagatcaCGGCGGCGTACCGTAAGCTTGCCCTTGTGTACCACCCGGACCGCCCCAGCGGCGTGCAGGTGAAGTTTCAAGAGATCCAGCGCGCTTATGAGGTGCTCAGCGCAACGGAGACGCGGACCAAATACGATGCTCTGCTGAGTGGGAAAGTCGCCGTGCGGAACTTTAAGCGACCGCCTCAGCTGGAGTCGGTATTACAGCCCGTTTACGCACTGCTCGCCGATGGCGCTTTCTATGAATTTGAGGCGGCCCCCAGCAAGCTGAAGTGCAGCTTTCACTATGGTGACGGTATTCGGTTTAACGGCGAATGCGGTAGCCTCATCGGACTCGCCGGCGACGACTTCTTGTATTGGACCATCAGCGGACGAGGGTATGCTTCGAGGCTGTTCAAGGCCGGCAGCAGCTTTGCCCTCTCGAGCGTTTGCGTCTTGTATCGTAGCAACTTGGGGCTGCGCAAGGTTCCACTGCGGCGCTCATCTTTGAAATCACCGAGCACTAGTCTCCCCACCCACTCTTCTGGAGGGATGCAGGGCGCGAGCGGCAACGCTGGCGTTTCTGGGGGCTCGGCGGGTACGAAGAACGCTGCCAGTGGAAGCGCTGCTAACAGGTCCGAGGCGCATCGCATCAAGGAAGCGCTGCTAAAGAGAGAACGAAGCCGCAATTTCAAGAAGCGGTTGGAGATGATTGGTcaggaggagacggagaagcGCAGGTATCTCCAACAGGATTTGTGGGAGAAGTTTACCACGCTGCACATGGCTGCAGAGACGATGCTGCAGTGTGTGCTGAAAGGCACACCTGTGCCGGTAGAGCTCGTGCGTTTGATGGGCTACACCTCTCCGGATGCGACACTGTGCTCATCTGACGTGGGAAGCTCGCAATTGCCCGCGGTGGCGGAGTCGGTGCTGGCCAGCTCATTGTGGGTTGACCCGCTGCATAGCGATTACTACAGCGACGATGAAATGCTGCgggaaagcggcggcggcagcaaggAAGAAGACAGACATCGCGTTGCTAGGGGTGGAGGCGTTGCCACACACTGCATCCGTGGTAGCGGCCACAGCTGGTCTTGTgggtcgctgtcgctgcggtcTACGCAAGGCTCCGATGGCTTACCCGACGGTGACACATGCCGTGGAGGCTCAacagcg
It encodes the following:
- a CDS encoding DNAJ domain protein, putative (TriTrypDB/GeneDB-style sysID: LpmP.30.1760) translates to MPSSWKSMDAEAPGVASGLRGDAEPSQRSARSDTLYAVLNVSHTATVEEITAAYRKLALVYHPDRPSGVQVKFQEIQRAYEVLSATETRTKYDALLSGKVAVRNFKRPPQLESVLQPVYALLADGAFYEFEAAPSKLKCSFHYGDGIRFNGECGSLIGLAGDDFLYWTISGRGYASRLFKAGSSFALSSVCVLYRSNLGLRKVPLRRSSLKSPSTSLPTHSSGGMQGASGNAGVSGGSAGTKNAASGSAANRSEAHRIKEALLKRERSRNFKKRLEMIGQEETEKRRYLQQDLWEKFTTLHMAAETMLQCVLKGTPVPVELVRLMGYTSPDATLCSSDVGSSQLPAVAESVLASSLWVDPLHSDYYSDDEMLRESGGGSKEEDRHRVARGGGVATHCIRGSGHSWSCGSLSLRSTQGSDGLPDGDTCRGGSTAALPLQSTLRRLERDAAAVTGVSTGTGAIETQAVAPPSPPPLCSTSSMESPGEVTPPPRTSESHTASISRPSCAANVPVKKLAMKKSAEPVAQAKEGLPRSGFSAASTPPPASAREECSPGVGSIAAVASTHVSPHRVSLTDAPAEKLSEDCKVCPPSPRQRDNCGGVGATALPARLEPTVQENPEPAKEGDDAVLNSNKTLVKKKSKGRLKPRWMLATEAYTRRANPLPTYSFNATTQSFSSHHEANRAYSKLSAEQLFEEERAFMDYFAKTKRVF
- a CDS encoding intraflagellar transport complex B protein, putative (TriTrypDB/GeneDB-style sysID: LpmP.30.1740), with amino-acid sequence MDSATPSAVLGGQLMTNNPNDERIEVRNAENVGTPRAALRPSYAEEVTEGRSGGMGKPIENAPHDEAIPVSPSGSQVATPMTMRTGQMIPPDDDDDDREEEGEEDEEDTELDEGREYRAEGYAGQKPIDLTEAAPLMQAGDLQLGYNPAKYSRINATANREMQDLFKQIMKYEPFTAELPAKLRPFVPDYIPAIGDLDPFLKVPRPDGIPDGLGLEMVDEPAIPQSNPAVVLLELNATNAHGVAADIVDSLENAANRPEVIDRWISDIKKVHYKKALPTVNYQRPMPDIETLMQVWPQQFEEVLNSDVAFPPSNINLDLDQYVRTLCAILDIPTYSSLIDSLHVMFTLYEEFRSNQHFQHV
- a CDS encoding protein kinase, putative (TriTrypDB/GeneDB-style sysID: LpmP.30.1750), producing the protein MSQMMQHHFFTGPGEAAATAMPPSDRGDVSPVWSIYDDYWCDVSQDAEVEDGEVGSYVGTTPRRLPFISDPVPFMTLKGSQLKKEAPIRRGAQGAVYSAFDAATITPAEDANAKNLLSHEVCREHECAEQVAGDGQRPARCGRHVAVKRIFIQASDFGAHDISATVLREVTLHRFVSDKQAACLAAASASYSTTSASSAAPRAEDDQGRALCDLIDDSARVVYLYRVVEAPHREMCLVMELAATNLEQAIFPHGARGASKRGMVGYRQKPGATSLFGTSASTGVGGGLSLSSVSPSTKPNTAAATEYPQGSSPSLPHSRMPLVRYLLRRLLRLVCFLHETCGVVHRDLKLSNVLVTKDAGLRLGDFGSARFIPPLRSDAKIQTQNSPSFTESHAAAASQREQLPCTPPSMRTTLHYRPPEVLLGDPACRTAADVWALGVIFAQLLLQKALFHSESELDLLGAIQKLLGVPAHCAPPSWLAAPSVPVPPVGGEFAAQVSVPQASFPYKFHAGVVPADGLDLLSRMLHQQPESRISARDALQHPFLNFEGRSAAATHDDDEQGRALWQERVTTVLREQTAGPIHGMGGERWPMFMRLADNSDEEDEEDDVIPLRVSLGGCTSY